The DNA region TGTGGCTGCTGCTGCTAGAAGCACCTTGAGACCACCTTCCTTGCAGACCCTCCTTGAAGACATCCCACAATCAACAGCTGTACCTCATACATCATCTTCTGGTGGTGATTCTGAAGGAAAAAGCAAATGTAAGCAGTCTGTAGATCATGATATAAAACATTTACAATAAGTTAGACCATGATATAAAAATGATTGACGATCTTTAAGACATTTGAGTAATAAGTGAGTTAGCAGATTATTACGAGGCCACCAGCTGTTGTGATTGGATTGGTGCTGTGAATGCATTTAAACACTTCATGTTATTCCAGAAATGGTATACCGTTGGTACTGGGATTAGAAGTAATCAGTCTTGTCAGGTTGTGACTTGTTTCACATCTTTTTACAGCTGCTGATAAGAATTCAACGAGCAGGAAACTAAAGCATAATGTCATTGAGGCTGTTAATGAACTTATTCAAGATATTGCTACTTGCCACGAACAGATTGCTGAACAAGCAGTTGAGCATATCCATCACAAGTATCTGCCTTCTCCCTCTTTGTGATTTGGCCGTCAGTTTTTGTTTTTCCTCATTCATATTTCTGATATTTGAGAGTGACCTTAGATCCGGTTGAGTATGATACGTTATCTTCCATCTTGATGGTTGTGGATCTTTGCTGGCTTTGCCATGAAATTTCATTTTTGACATTACCATAGTTTGCTTTAACAGCCATCCATTATTCAAGGTTTTTTCCGTCTCTTTGATGAGTAATTTTGTTGACATAAAAGCACCATGGAAGTGCTGGATTTGTACAGCGAGAGATATTGGTCCTTTGTACCGTACAACATTAGCAATAGCAATAACTACGTCTCAATCTCAATCTAGTTGGGGTAGGCTAATATCTTCTTTCTTTACAATAAAGTCCAAAAGACTATCAACATGATCTATATTGTTCATGTTACGCTAAAAAGCCAAAAGTCGTAAACCTCTACACTTATACATGAGTGCTTTCCTATCTAGACATCTAGAATTTCTTCCTTTCCAGATTATCTGAACTATTCATAGAGGAATGTTACTCCATAACATTTTGAGCTGCTTCCTTATGTTCCGACTTCTTCAGCTGCTGATTGCTTCCTTGAGTTTGCTACACATCACCCATTTAATACCAAATAGGCTAGTGAATGATCTCAGGTCTGCCAAGATGTTGGACAGTACGGCAACTAGTGTTCCAAGGCTTATGCAGCACCTTCACATAAATAGCATTTACCGCACAGCCCATTCTGTTCTTAAGTTTACCTGATCTAAACATGCTTTGTGCAAAGCAGTCCGATCAAAGCATACTGATGGTGCTTTCCTCTTCCACAGATTTCTCCATGGCCATTGAGTATGACTTGCAGTTCTGTTTGGTACTCTATCGCAGGTTTTAACGGGGAAGTAGCCATGCCCTCTGTGTGCCAGATCAGCCTAGTCTTTTGTGATCCTATATTCAAAGTTCTATTGCGTATGATGATCATGTTGCATTCTCATGCTTGCCTCAAATCCATGTGGGGGAAAAGGTAGCATTTTTCACCATTGCATGTGGACCGTGACTGTTGAATGACCGCAGAGAAATGAAAAGTATTAGCACTATGAGTACACAAGGTTGTCTTGTAATACATGGCCCTTTTTGGTGGAACAAGCCTATTTACATATAACTAAGTCAAGCTTGGAACTACCACATCAACAACTACGCCTCAATCCCAAGCTAGTTGGGTCCACTATAAGGAACTAACACACAATAATATCAGTGTAAAGTGATTCGTGGGTCAAAGCACTTGAAGGCTGTCTTTCCATTTTCAAAGGGTATATTACTAAACGCCTAGAATGTGGGAACTAGAATTTATTTAAAACTGGTTGTTATAATGCATCAAGTAAATGAAACTTAATCATTGTCTTTATAAGGGTCAATGCACTGATATCTTTGTTTGAGCCTTTGAGCTTTATAGATAACTGCCACGTTTTTGTCGGTTATTTATGATTTATGACCTATAGGAATGACAAGCAGAACCAGCAAAAGAACTTTCTATATATGAAGTCTCCCATTATTCAGTATTCTTGGTCTTTGCCTTGCATTTGGTTACAACAAGAAACAATTACCATTCATGGTGCAGCACTAGTACTTTTGTGtagttttctttctttccttgttCTTTTGGCCTGTCAAGTTCATAATTACTTATCCATTGCATAGCGTGGGCTTGTTACCCAAGTGGGGGCATTAAGTGATGGTACAAGTAtaattttttctcaaaaaattaCTTATCCAATGACAGTGTAATAATCTTTTACTGATTCTTTTTCAGTAAATAACCTTCTAATAAAGCTTTAGCAAGAGTCTTATGTTAAGTTGGCCACTTGGATCTGTTGTTTCATATTGAATATAATACTATTCCGGTAGGACTTCCAATGGAATTATCAGAAATCTATTGGTGACATCTGCTTTAGTAACAATATTTTTAGTTATCATGAAAATGACAACAATCTCAACCCAGGATCTCATCCGCTACGGGGGGATCTTATTAGTTGTGGTTATCTGGAACTATGGTGGTCTATGGACTATGGTAATCCCTATGCAGCATTCCTGCAGACTAAAAGCTTAAGAAATTCACTTTGGTTGACCTATATGGTCAGTGAAATCAGACAGATGTGTACTCAACTAGGTAAGTTAGACTAACACATAAAGGGAGCTTACTGTCACTTTAAAGTTTTTCTCAATCCATAATTTTCACCTGGCCCAGCTAACACGGGATGCTTTGAGCATCGGGCCGCCcctttttgtttaatttttatATACAGTTGTTTGCTATTTCCAGTAGCTGTTTATAGATTGAAAAGTATCGGAAGCTTGATGCTTTCCTCTCTGATCCAGTTATATGTGTTCCAACTCTTTCTTCACGTATTAATTGTTGTCCCTTCCCACTTTCTTCCAGTGAGGTAATCTTAACTTTAGGCAATTCAAGAACGGTGATGGAATTTCTATGTGCTGCAAAGGAAAAGAAGAGATCTTTCCGGGTTTTTGTGGCAGAGGGTGCCCCAAGGTTGTAGAAGTGTTCTCTTTGATCATTAAGTGTTGTAATACTGTATGGTTTCTGTAATCTCcttcttttttaattttctgCTTTTTCTACTAGTTTGATTCTTCCTCCTTGGTTTTACTTAAGGTATCAGGGACATGCCCTTGCAAAAGAATTGGTTGCAAGGGGCCTGCAGACCACGGTGATCACTGATTCTGCTATTTTCGCAATGATCTCGAGAGTCAACATGGTACGTCGGTGCTATAACTTCTTACAGTTAGTTATGAGGCCATAGCCCTTTTACCTGAATTCTGATATTTCCTATGAAAAGGTTGTAGTTGGAGCCCACGCTGTCATGGCTAATGGTGGGGTTGTTGCACCTGTTGGAATGAACATGGTGGCTCTAGCAGCTCAAAGGCATGCTGTTCCCTTTGTTGTTCTTGCAGGCACTCACAAGGTATTTTAGCATCACTAAGGCACTCGTTTGTTCCTTTAGGAAATTAATATATTTTACTCCTAGTTctatttaaaaaattaaagagCTAACCCATAAAACAGATTATGTAAATATTGGAATCTTCTGCTCCTGACTGAAATGTACTCCTTCAAATTAAATTTTATTAgacttttttgtttttggtgtaaACTGATCTACACAGAAGATACTCATTCATAGAGATTCTAGGTTTCTGCTAGGATTATATGAacaattttcttctattttttgctctcttgtaaatatggtttcagtacAACCTATGTACTATTCTTATTGAATATACACAAATGCTAACttctcaaaagaaaaaaataatctgTTTTTGATGCTACGGTATTAGTAACATACGATTTTGCCTCTGAAGCATGATGGATAAGAACCATTTAAATTAAGTAGATTACTTGGAATAAGCATGAGAGGCTCCCTCGCTGGTCAAAGTATCACGGAGAACATGAAATGCTCAAGTTAGACTAAGGCAAAAAGGGAGGTCCGTCTTGCTCTGATTTTGTATTAATGAAAGGTCGAGAgcattttttaaaagctttgaAGAGATCATTTCGGCAGCTCACTACTTAACAGTGTTGCCTAGTCTTATTCTTGTTGTGTCGCAGACAGTcctttttttgtgttttttcccGTTTAGAAGGAAATTTGTATAAAACTAGTTGATTGAGCTCTAGTTCAGGCTAAGTGCTCAAATTAGTGCCGAGTTGCAATTCAGGTCAAGCCTATTCAGTATCCACTATATTCAGTCAATCTTGAGCCAACTAGCGATTCTTACTCAAACTCTCATTGAACTGAGGCTTGATCTCATACCACCTCAATTAGTTGAAGTAAGATTGTTTCCATAGCAGGACACTTAATATTAGACGGCACATTTTGGCTTCCAAATTTCGGATTTTATTAATCCGGCTAATTGCTCGGCGGCATCTGATATGAAATTCGAAAAGACTGTGACTATGCTCTAGCTAAATGAAGGCACCGGACCAGTAGGTTCCGTCCTAGTCAATATGAGATTATTCTTACCTTGATATCCTTCCATCATAGTCATTGCCACTCTGTCTCTTCCACCACCAAGTATCACTACTGAAGCTGACAACTATAGTACTATCAAGCCACATCTTGGCTCCTCAATCCTCACTAGCTTAGAACCACAACAAATACACACAAACACATTTAATCTTTGAGTCATGCCACTATTAATCTCTAGCCGATAGCCCGATTAACAGTGTTGCCTAAAGAACTATTCTATGTGTTTAATGGTAGGCCAGCAATGGCTATGTTGCGCTAGTGGTTGAAGTTGCATTGCTCTAGGGTGTTGTTCGATGGAGGGATTACGATAGTCCACTCCAGAAAGGTATTGCAAAAATCTCACAAGTCATGTCGCAATTAATAAGTTTAAATGGAACCAGAAACATGAAACTTTATGGGGAAAGGAAACTGGTTTTGCATTCAACTACCACAGAGCCATAAAATTTACGAATGCTAACTGAAACCTTGCAAAGTACTAAGAACCATAAAATTTCCATCTCGAAAGAAATATATCGTAGATTTTAAGCATCATACTATGGTATTTAGATTTGAAGAAAATTGCATACCTATTGACATGGATAAAATAAACAAGTCTCTTATAAATTGGAACCTGAGTGCATTAAGAATGAAGAAGGCAGCTAAACAAGTCACTACCATTGTAGGACATGGGTTATTTTAAAATACTACTTACTAGTGATTTCCTGGCATTCTCGTAGTTGATTGAAGGAAAACCATAGAAAATGGTGAACTATTTTTCTCAGGTCAAATATCTTTTCTTGCTGCACTGCTTCAACTGAGTCTCATTTGTGTAACGACATGTTCGTGCAACAGTTATGTCCTTTGTATCCGCACAATCCAGAGGTCTTGCTAAATGAATTGAAGTCACCAGCTGAGCTACTGGATTTTGGGGAATTCTCAGATTGCCTCGATTTTGGGAGCAGCTCTGGTTCCCCTCTACTTCATGTTGTGAATCCCGCATTTGATTACGTCCCACCAAATCTTGTTAGTTTGTTTATAACAGACACGTAAGTTCCCCTTACTATTACTATTTTTGAGAAATTATTTCTTCATGTAATGTTACTCCTTGGTGCATGCTTAGATAGTTATGTGACCCGACCTTAATATGCACGAGATAAATTTATATCTCAATCTACTTAAAAGCAAGAAGAAATATCCCTGGGAGATCTGTCTGATCAATGTTGACAGTACAAACTGCCAAGTGtgaaatattttattttcttatattttaACATGTTCCGGTTTTGGCATAGGACAGTGTTTGCAATATTTGTTCGCTGTAATTTGACTACATGATCTTTTAttatgtttttgtttttttccccctttttattTTAAAGCTCTGGGCTTAATTCTCTTTTGCTGTTTCAGGGGTGGACATAATGCTTCATACATGTACCGGCTCATAGCTGACTATTATTCTGCTGATGATTTTGTGGTGAAACAGATCGATTTCTTGAAATAGTATCAAGCTTCAGCTGTTCTATAAATATTAGTGAGGTATCGTTTCTTAAGCATCAATGCATTTCTCAGATAAGTTATGGTGTCCAAAAATTTGACTGTAGTGGGGCTGTGATGTAGCAACAAGGCACGAGTGTGGAATAGTTGCATGAAACgcgttttttttctttgttcatTTCTTCCACTTAATTGGATTCACATTTAAAACATCTATTTTTTCCTGCTTTCCTCTTTTGTTTGTTCATAGCACTGCCATACTGCAGCCTCGAATTGCCTATGGTCAACCTGTTTTACTTTCACCTGTTCAAATTGAAATAAGTTATTAGCCTTGTCCGGTATTCCAGATAGTATTGCCAAGTAGTTTGACCGATAAGAGCAGAATCATGGAGAAACTAAGAAAAAGCAAAGAACTTTGAGTTTTTGCAAAATTTTAATTCTTTTCAAGAGGAAAATCTGCAAAATATTTGAGTAGTTCCAGCCCAAAGAGAGTCCTGTTTGTTATTTGCATCCGCTAACTTTAGACCATGCTACTAGCTGTTGGATTTCATTACGAACTAATCCTATAGTCGATTGATGCTCAGGTAATTCATTCAACTGAACCTAAAACAAGCTGCAGGCAAGGAGTCCTCTCCTGGATTTATTACAAGTACATGATAAGACCGAATTAAACATATAGCCAGATGAAGTTCCTGTAAAGACGCTTGAACAACAGGCATTATAGTCAAAATGTCAAGTTTAGTAATCATATTCTTTTTCATTTGTCCAAGAGGCTACACCTATATTGTACTGACTGCAATAAACAGATGAAGAGAGCCTCCCGATTTTGGAGTGTAGATTGTTTTTGATATTAGATTTGTGCTTGAATTGTGCTTTGGGATATATGCAGCGCACTTTTTATGGGCTTGATGTAGCTTTCCTTTGAGGTATTGTCATGCTATTGGACTGAAAAGTTGTGTTGTCCATTGGTTTATTCATTTGAGTTGTCAACAATTAGAATGGTGGTATAGGCCATGAGAGAAATGATGAGATATTTTTTCCTTGAGAGAATGATGAGATTCGCACTCGGTATCTAAAGTTTTTCTGAAAAAAATTAAGCCTATACATACAAACTTACATCCAAGTTTAATTTTCATTGATACAATTAGTTCTCTCTTTTCTCCATTGTTTTTTATGTGCTCCTACTTGAGCTGAAGATCTACCAGAAACAACCACTATACCTTCACAAAGTAGGAGCAAAGTTGTGTAACCGGTTATGTTGTTGTGTAAATAGTTGTCTCATAGAGAGAAGTTGATTATCAAACCAAATTCAATCTAATAACTACAAAGAAGTAAACACCAAGTACTTAGGAGATGCAAAGTGTCGTAAAAACACAAATATTCTGCCAGGAGAAGCTTAAAGAACGGCCTTATTGGCAGTATTTGTAAGATAAGTTAACTGAGATAGGGGCCTCTTTGCAATGGAGACATTGAAGCAACAAGAGTGTCATTGTAATGTTGTCCATGCTGCCCGTAAACAATATAACTATTATAGTTTTTTCCctgttagattttggagggaagCAATCAGGTGTTGGCTTCTGTGAAAGCTTCTTGTaatgcatgcatggtgatttgaGAGGTGTAGTTTAAGTGGGAGCCCAAAGACGAAAGTGAAATACCACTACTTTTAACGTTCTTCCGATAATCAGAAGCAGGGCACAGCCCCAGACTACAACTGCTATTTAAGAACCAAGAACTTTTGCACAATGATGCATTAAAACTGAgtaaaaattagaaaaatatgTTACAACAAATCCTCTAAGCCCCTTTCCTCTTCCCAAGAAAGGCAAGGAGAGGATAACGACAATCGGGTCACAATAGACTGACTAACTAATTGGCAATTCAACGGATGCAGATTGCACAGTATTTTTGTCACCACTTTCTACCTCAAACCAGAAGAAGAGTGACGTACGAGTATAAATGACTCGTACTCGTTGCAATGAAAGTGTCCCACTGGTTAGGACAGCTTTGGCACCTCCTTCAATTCGAGTTCTCAGAACTGAAACACCATTACTACATGTCTTGAGTGCTGATGGGACAACCTCAGCAGCACCGGCAGTACTGATAATTGCATAGGACAGATGGTCCAGAGGGTTCGACTCACACTGAAGAATGCACCCATCAATCGTGAGCTTCCCGCTTCTATGAAGCAAGCAGCAACCGAGCTCTGTCCTCACAGTCAAATTAGCCAGCTTACAGGTGGACCTGAACTCCAATGCACTGCTCAGAAACAGAGAACAAACACGCATACAATGGCAAGTGAAAACAGTTGCAACTATCAGAGAGCAAATCCAAACTCAGGTAAACTTGTCTTGTGCAGACTAGAGAATAATGTACATCTTTAAATAAGCAATGCAGAGACAGAAACTGATGATCACATAATGCAAATCTCGTTGAGGTTTGTTAAATCAGAATTGCAAAAGAGCATCGGATGTGCTCTAATTCAAGGCAGAACATTAAGTTGATTAAGGagaaaaagaagtaaaaaggCAATGAAGGTTTCACAAACCTGTCTGAACTGCGGGAGCAAACAAGGGTTGTATCATCAGGACTCTCACCTGCGCCAATCTGTAAAAAGGAAGTTGAGGCAGCGAAAGGCTATGCCACTAATCTTGGATAATTCACATGCATTATAGGCCTATATGGCAAGGTAGAAATTCTCGACTTAGGTGCATTGTATGTGAACAGTCAACCGTTGATCAACCACTACCAGGGTGGACCTAGGATTTGAAGATTAGGAGGCACTATTACTTAAATAAAGACAAAAAAGGTGGCGTACATTGGGTCATTTCAGGCAATTTTGGGTTCATTGGGTTCAACTTGTTGAAAGGGAGCAACGGTAAAGGTGTCTCCATGTGACCTACAGGTCACGGGTTTGAGCCATGGAATCAGCCATTAATATTCACGTCACGATATATTGTCTACATTACACCCTTGGGTTGCAACCCCTCCCAAGATGCTGTGTGAATGCAGGACGCTTCGTGTACCAGGCTGCCTCTTTGGTTCAACTCATTAGATTTTTATTTGCAAGAAAAGTAAAAGACAAATCGATAAACAACCCAAATTAGGCTAGTTCAGTTTTTCTCAGTTTAAATTTTGCCGAACAATATTAGAAGAAAACGAAAAAGATGCCAGGAAATCAAGAAAGTGATTCAATCAAATAGATAATTAGTGAACAAAAAATGTTCGCAATTTCTGTAAATTCTTTTTTTTGAGGAGCGATTTCTGTAAATTTTTTGTTTGATTAAATTCAGTTTACCTTTAAATTTATTTAgatatttttccatttcatttcaaGTTCAATAACAATTTTGGTCTTTTTTGAGAGTATCTTCGAGTCGACACAAGGAGAGGGAAAGTGTTAATCAGAAACAAATTGAGAAATATAAAAGAATAGaagggagaaaaaaaaagggggtgggGGTGAGACAAGCAGTTTAAAGAACAGTGAAATTTTCTTTACTATGGGATTCTACgttgaaggagaaaaagaaaagacaccAAGAGAAAAGAAATTATGGAAAGCTAGCACCCTAAACAAGAAAAGTGACATTTCAAACTCCGGTTGTCAAAAGACGAAGCCGTCATATGGCTTAGTGTTAACTAGTGCACCCATAATCATATAGTGACTGTGGGTGCCAAGTTATTTATACATCCAAAATTTTGACAATCTCTACCCATACACACACGACTCTGAAACATCAAAAGATCCAGTATTTTGTAGGCATTAAGTATGTAAAGTAATCTGAGTTTAACATTATGAAGTTACCAGGCAAAGTGGCTTTTCAATCTGAATATTTGACACACAATGGCTGCCTCCGGCAGCAATCAGTATAGTGTCCCCAGGCCTGAACAGCATCCAGATACAAAGCCAGCTTGTAAGACCAAGATCAAAACAGgaaaaagaaaatggaaaaaaATGCTAACCTTGCAGCGGAGACAGCCATCTCAATGTTTGGATAGGCTCCAGGCTGAGATAAATCTTTCACAGAACGGTCTACTCGCAACCAAAGGCGAGGATGACATGCCAAGAATAGCCATCTGTGGCAAACGAGGGCGGTGTTATACCGATCTGCAACTCAACAGCAAGTTGTGACAGAAAAGAACCACATAGCACTATAATGTGATCTATGATAAAATCTAAGAGAACATATTCATCCTGTTGAAGCACACTAGAAAAATGAATCACAGTGCACACATACAAtacttccccctcccaaataaacaaaaaagaagagTAATAAGACACTAAATGACCACCCACAATAAGTCCTAAAACTAAGAATTGACATTAATCTCGTTTGTGATAATCCAATAACTTAGGATAGCTTTAACAGTGTGCTGGTGCTTAAAAGCCACTACCCATTGCCTTTTAGAGATATGGGGTATCAGTgcacacactttttttttttctctttttaaacaaaaaaatgaTAAGAGCTCTTAAAATGTTTTTGCTCACAATAAGACTAGTTGCATTATTCAAGCCTCGAGACAGAAGTAGATGCGCAAAACCAAATTGCTCTCTTGATTAAGTGTTTCAAAGCCTGAATTTCAGCTATCCCAGATGGAAATATAATAATAAACCCACAGTTCCCGTGTGCTAAGGTGTGAAACAAGTCCATATTCAAGTCACTTTTATTGTATGTTTtggtttttattattattatttccagTGGCGCACGGTTCGAACCTCGGCCAATAACGGTACCGTCTCTACCCCTCCCCACTTAAATACCATGTTTCCGTTTATGGCAGGATTTGAACCAGTGATGTGCGCGTAACCCACACATCACGAGCTGCATTCTTACCACAAGACCAAAGCCCTGGGCGCTAAGGTTTAATTAATTGATTGAAGCAAAATAACTTATCCCAAGCCCAGCCAAAAGACAACCATTATTGTGTAAATGTAATAACTATGAAGTGATTCAGCTGCAGTAAGAGCTATGTTAGTTTTTCAGAGCTTCCGGTAAGGGGTTAGAATAAATTATTAGATTTGGGACTAATGGCCTTGAAAAAACAGATACTTGAAAATTTAAGGACCAATATAGACATGAGCAAAAGTAAATGCCAATAAGCAGCTGTGAAATGAGCATGCATCATAAAACCAAGAATTGAActgaaaaaaggggaaaaaagaaaAGTTTTGACAAATAAACTGGCAAGTAAGCTCAAAATTAACTAGGATGAAATCCATCAAGGCACATAAAAATCCAATCTTTGCAACCTTTTATTGATGAAATTAAGAGTTGGGTTTTGCAATATAAACTAAAGAAACAGTAAATTCAATCTGTAAACCAACTATGATGACAACAATCAGGGGAATTATCTATTAAGATGTTACAATCCAAGAAACTTAATTAAATAAGAATTGGACTGTCTAAAGATTCAATCTTTATAACCACTAGTAGATGAAAATTAAGAGTTGGGTTTTGCAAATTTGAACTAAAGAAACAGTGAATTCTAGCTGTAAGTCAACTATGATAACAACAATTCaagaaatttaattaaataaGAATTGGACACAAAAAGGTCCAATCTTTATAACCACTTGAAAATTAAGAGTTGGGTTTACATTTTTTAACCAAAGAATTGAATATTTAATACTAACTGTTTCAAAAGCAAATCAAATCACTGGAATTTTATTATATGAAGAAAGGGCAGTAATAATTATCTGCTAATTCAAGAAACATAATTAAACAAGAATTGGACACAAAAAGATTCAATCTTTAAGAATTGGGTTTTACAATTTTTGAACCAAACAAGTGTGAATTTAGCTTAACACTGATACTAACTGTTTGAAATCATTGAGAAACTTATTATATGAAGTAATTTAATGGTATACCTGGAATTGGGGAGAGAAAACTAAAGATGTGCATAAGGCAGCCATCATCAAGATTGTTTATAACAGAAAAATCAGTGGAAATCTTTGAGAGTCGCCTCCATTTTCGCTTTTGTTCCTCCATTCACACAGATATTCTTGAAATCCAAAATGGATGATTCCCTTTTGATGATGAAGACCGACAATGTTCTTGACGGATTGTTGGGTTTGGGCTTGGGCTTTAATAGCATCAATCATGAGTATCAAGGGCCAATTTGCACGATTATCCTTCTTCATACGGActgg from Lycium barbarum isolate Lr01 chromosome 10, ASM1917538v2, whole genome shotgun sequence includes:
- the LOC132613779 gene encoding uncharacterized protein LOC132613779; this translates as MNALVNEFIIKLKKRKIEGSKATAKLTAEVLRSCISQQRLPHTHQAAALIDAIRAIGEKLIAANPVELAVGNIVRRVLNIIREEDVSLTTAAVGGLGVSAESDDEDDFKQDDHPGLSAAAVAAAARSTLRPPSLQTLLEDIPQSTAVPHTSSSGGDSEGKSKSADKNSTSRKLKHNVIEAVNELIQDIATCHEQIAEQAVEHIHHNEVILTLGNSRTVMEFLCAAKEKKRSFRVFVAEGAPRYQGHALAKELVARGLQTTVITDSAIFAMISRVNMVVVGAHAVMANGGVVAPVGMNMVALAAQRHAVPFVVLAGTHKLCPLYPHNPEVLLNELKSPAELLDFGEFSDCLDFGSSSGSPLLHVVNPAFDYVPPNLVSLFITDTGGHNASYMYRLIADYYSADDFVVKQIDFLK
- the LOC132613577 gene encoding F-box protein SKIP5 isoform X2, which produces MEEQKRKWRRLSKISTDFSVINNLDDGCLMHIFSFLSPIPDRYNTALVCHRWLFLACHPRLWLRVDRSVKDLSQPGAYPNIEMAVSAARPGDTILIAAGGSHCVSNIQIEKPLCLIGAGESPDDTTLVCSRSSDRSTCKLANLTVRTELGCCLLHRSGKLTIDGCILQCESNPLDHLSYAIISTAGAAEVVPSALKTCSNGVSVLRTRIEGGAKAVLTSGTLSLQRVRVIYTRTSLFFWFEVESGDKNTVQSASVELPIS
- the LOC132613577 gene encoding F-box protein SKIP5 isoform X1, producing the protein MEEQKRKWRRLSKISTDFSVINNLDDGCLMHIFSFLSPIPDRYNTALVCHRWLFLACHPRLWLRVDRSVKDLSQPGAYPNIEMAVSAARPGDTILIAAGGSHCVSNIQIEKPLCLIGAGESPDDTTLVCSRSSDSALEFRSTCKLANLTVRTELGCCLLHRSGKLTIDGCILQCESNPLDHLSYAIISTAGAAEVVPSALKTCSNGVSVLRTRIEGGAKAVLTSGTLSLQRVRVIYTRTSLFFWFEVESGDKNTVQSASVELPIS